The following DNA comes from Athene noctua chromosome 1, bAthNoc1.hap1.1, whole genome shotgun sequence.
GCCAGGAAATGGAAGAGagtgaggaggggaggggagcgaCCAACATAAAAAGGCAGAGTTCGCTAGAAATTATTACTACGGGAGGGGACGTGAGTGTCAAGGCTACAGAAAAAGTGGCAGCGAtttaaggggaggggggggaaacaaaaaagaaagaaaaaaaaaaaaaaaggatttatacAAACGCATAGTTGACTCTGCTTTCCAGATTCTCACCTTTTCAAGCCCTGAAAAGTGAGACACCGCGTCTAGGGGAATGTTTTCATTCGCACCGATAGAAAGTCctttgtttgtttgaaatgaaTCAGCAGCTCACCCTGCTGGGCTGCTGTTTGCAAACGAAGTCTGTCATGAAGTCAAACTCGTTCTGTCCCAACCACAGCTCGGGAAGCTCCTTGATGCGATCCAGCCCCATTTCGATGACTAAGGACATGAGGACCTCCTCGTCGATGAAGTCAGTGTCTATGACATTGGGCGGCAGCATTGCCGCGGGGACGTGGGGGACGGCGGGCGGCAACCCGCTGCcactgccgccgccgccgccgccgtgcttGGGGTTGCAGTCCCTGAAATGCTGctggctgccgctgccgccgttCAGCTGGTGGGTGCCGGGGTGCAAGTCCGGCATGTAGTGGCCGTGGGGGTAGGGGTGGTGGCTGAAGTACTGGTTGTTCAGCTTCTGGAGCTGCATGCTGGCGCTCAGCTGCCCTCCCGGGCTGGCGACGGGGGGGGCCATGAACTGGGAGCCGCCGaagcgggcggggggcggcatGTTGCCGGCCGGGTGCCCTCCGCTCACGCTGCCCGGCCCCATGGCGTGCCTCACCCCGCCGCTCGCGTTCATATTCCCGGCTCCGTAATGTATATGGTCGCCCATCAGGGCGCTGAAGGCgtgctgctgcggcggcggcggcggctgctgctgctggtggtggtgatggggggTGGGAAACTGCCCCATGCCCAGCCGGTGCGCGGGGTGGTGGTGGAGCCCGCCGGAGCCGTCGGGGAATCGCCCGTGGTTCATGGCCATCATGTGGTCTGCCATTGCCCACCTGGAAAGTTAGCGTGTGGAGATATTAAGAAAAGACACCCTCGGACAAGCCAGCCGCCCTGCATCTGCCCGGCCCCGCAAGAAACGACTTCGCCGGTCCCGCCGTCCTCTCCTTCTCGGGGGCGGACGGAGAAAgcgggagggaaaaaaaaaaaaaaaaatctcctagcGCGGCTCTACCGTGgagtacaaaggaaaaaataaaaggggagcCTGCGGTCCGAAAATCCCGGTCCCCTCCGCTAATCCGGCGAGCAGCACGCCTTCCCACTCCAAGTTGTGCATACCTATCAGCGGAGGAGAGGGTTGCGTACGGCAacagccgccgcctccccgcccgctccGAAGGCGGCCGAGCCCCCCGGCTCCGCCAGGGAAGGCGGCGGGTTTCCACGGCACTCCCGCTAACTTGCGGGGAACAAGCAAAGCACGGGGAAGTCCCACCTAGCCGCTGTCAGCAACTTTTGGAATCAAGTCCTAATTATTTCGGTAAAAATACAGCAACGCACGGATAAGGAGGTGAAGCCAGGCAGCTGAGAAACACCTTTCCTCGCGTGTTTAAACAGTCCCGTTTTTCCTGTTGCACACAAAAGGGACACCCGGCACCAGCTACGAGAACCGCCGCACTCACCTCCCGGCTTCTTTCTTCTTGTGCTTCAAAGGTGGCGGTGAAATCAGTTAGGAAGAGTCACCCAGCATAGAGAGAGAGGGCTTCCCCGCCCCGCTCTCCTCGGCGCTCCCGTGACGGCGCTGAGATCGCTGCCGCAGCCCCGGAGCCGTTTCTCACTCCTCTGCGAGGCGCATCGGCACTTGCCAACAATGAGCTGTTCCTTACCCGGCTCTGGCCACGGCTGATATAGGATTTCAGAAGGGAGGAGCAAAACCCTTACAGGCAACCAGAAGTAAAACCTGGAGCAagcgaggggaaaaaaaaaaaaaaaaacacaccacaccaAAACCCGATATCCAGCGCGCACACGCACACAGGCGCGCACACGCGCAGGGGCACACGCGCGCAAGGCGACACGCGGGAAGGGGCCAGCCGGCGCTGGAAGGCGTCCAAGCACCCCGGTCCCCGCGGCTGGCCCACGCGTGTGGCCGTGGGTTGCTTGCGCCGCGctgcgcgccccgctccgcgcctcCCCCGGGAACAAAGCGGGGCTCCGCGCCCTCCGCCGGCTCCACGAGCCCCGTCCGCTCGTGTCGCCGCAGCGCGGCGGCCGCGGACACGCGTGGGGCTGGGCGCTCTGCAGCGCTGCCCGGGCAGGGCGAGGTCCGCTCCTCCGCCGCCGCGGTGCAGGTACCCGGCCCCACCGGCGCAAGTCCTCCGGTCCCGCGTGGGTGCCCCCGGGGCCGGCCCTTCTGCCGCAGGCATGATCCCAGATCCACCTTTTTCCACAGACACGGGCGCCACATGcgggaggtgtgtgtggggggtgccGGCACACCCCCCATCCCTCCCATCCCTCGTGTTTGCCCCACAGCCACCCGCGGTGTACAGAACGAGTGCCCACCCACTCTTGCCCTTGGTTGGTTTAGTGGGGTTTATTAGCATTATTTATGGCTGTTTTTCTTGGACtggcaaagaaaaacaacatgcGGAGCGCGGGTGGGTGCACACTGCGCAAAGGCGATTGCCCCGGCCCGGCACGTCCCCAGTGACTGCCCCGTGTCCGACAGCGCCCTGCCTTGCAGCACCGCCCTGGCAGGGCCACGCGTGTACACCCCCCCACTCCCGCGACCGGCGCTCCTGTCTCTTGCTCCATATCCACCAGCTCCTCTCTAAAGGGCGGCCGTGATGAAGTGGCAGGGAAGCGCTGAGGGCCTGGGGGAGGCCTGCCGCTGGGAAATGAGGGATGGTGGCCTATTTTCCACAATGCCTTCGCCTGGATTTCCGCTCCCCCTCTCCGCTTTCCCCCTTCCAGCTGCCCTCAGGCACGCCAAAGGGGCAGCGGCAAGCAGGACACCCTCCCTGGACAGACCGAATTGTGTGCTCCAATTCTGAGGTCAGAGCGGCCATCGTGCAGGCAGAGATGGGGTTTTTGCTCCTCCACGCGCTCCAGAAGGACGCAGCACGGGCAAGGGCAGATGGGATGCTTCAAGACGCTG
Coding sequences within:
- the CITED2 gene encoding cbp/p300-interacting transactivator 2; protein product: MADHMMAMNHGRFPDGSGGLHHHPAHRLGMGQFPTPHHHHQQQQPPPPPQQHAFSALMGDHIHYGAGNMNASGGVRHAMGPGSVSGGHPAGNMPPPARFGGSQFMAPPVASPGGQLSASMQLQKLNNQYFSHHPYPHGHYMPDLHPGTHQLNGGSGSQQHFRDCNPKHGGGGGGSGSGLPPAVPHVPAAMLPPNVIDTDFIDEEVLMSLVIEMGLDRIKELPELWLGQNEFDFMTDFVCKQQPSRVSC